GCAGCAGCTACTCGTAATTACAGTTTATCATCGTCTCTAGAATTCAACTTGAACTCTTTCAAAGCTATCgttgcaaattttgttgcgcgttggcgttggcgttgttgccaacaacaaaacaacaagtTGATACCACATATAAAGTTGCATGGCATTTTTTGGTGCAACGACACCTGACGGGTTTCGCTTTAATGGCTCTCTTTATATCTGCATCTAAGGGGGAAGAGGGGGCAATTCGGGGGCATTGAAACTGGTTCGCAATGCGGCTGCAATTGGCAAGGTTTCTCGGTTTTTTGTCcatttgcataattgaattgttgttttttttaccatgatttttttaaatatgtatatctatatttttttgttttggtttgcttttaGCGTGTGCGGGTGTCTCGCTTTTGTAGTGCGGCGTGAGTTAATTGTATCACCTAATGGTCTTCGTCGTCGATtcgttgcaagttgcaatcTGAACCCGGCTGCAACTTTTAGACGCCCACGCGCCGGCTTCGCATGAAATGGCAAAGCCAAAATGCAAGGGAATGGCTTGGCTCTGGGTGGGTGTTATGTAAAACCATTTGAATTCGATCCATTTAACAATCAGCgacaaagtaattaaaaatacaacgaGGAAATAATCATGGTAGAGTGCAGACAATCCtaaatgcatttaatgttTCTATTCCTGGATTAGATGATGTTGCAATGCAAATGACGCAAGGAATGCTTTGCTTAAGGCAGAGTCTCTTTCCATggacttttctttatttaaaggATTTATATAGATTAATTTTGTaagtaaacattttgaaaGTTGACAAAGTTACACATAATTCAAAgctttgtaaataaatacaaatgttgATAACAATTGGGTAAAAACATATGCGAAATCCGACAAAAACTTTATGGTAAATTAACTGTTTTTGTCATTCTATGTTAAATTGAGCTTCAGACATCATAATTTAATGAAAGAAATATTTGggtttttggtatttaaaaattttttaatttatgacagtttataatttactgttcaaatatttagttagagttatttttgatataataGTAAACAAGGTTGTTACAATTCTATTCAAATATGATACATATGAAGGTCAAGAcattattaagtatacgcatgACCTCGTCACAGCTTTTATTCTATTTCATGCATGATAGTTTATAAACTACacttcaatttgttttcttttataaatatattaaagtgtCATATTTTTGAATGGAAATACGCATTACAATTTTACTCTAAAGAATGTAACAATTAGGgctctataaagtatacacAAGATTAAACTTCTCgctattttatattctattacCTTGCGGGTTGTTTACTTCCCAACTTCTTTATTTCTGTATATTCTATTAAAGTGCCATAATTTGGAATTGATAGAAAAACAAAGTGATACAACTTCCGTAAAAAGAATGTAACAGTTAGAATtacatcaagtatacgcaagATAGATCGGTACATTAAGTTTAACTCCACTCCGTATTCTACTCTATAGTAAGTAGTTTGCTCCccattcaattaatttctatGTATTGTCCTATTTTTTGTGATGCAgtgtcagtcaaagcaatgtaacaattatgattatatcaagtatacgcacgATCAATCTGTATTTTAAGCTTAACTCTACTCCGTATTTTACTCTATAGCACGTTGTTTACTCCCCATTCTATTAATTCCTCTGTACTGtcatatttttgaattgtgATGCAGTTTCAGTCAATGCAATGTAACAATTAGGAttatatcacgtatacgcacgATCAACTCTGTATTCTGCTCTTTAGTAAGTAGTTTGCTCCCCATTCTATTAATTCCTCTGTACTGtcatatttttgaattgtgATGCAGTTTCAGTCAAAGCAATGCAACAGTTAGGACtgtatcaagtatacgcacgATTGACAGCAATGACGCTGTCAATCACTCGCGCCCTTGACAAGTTAATCATGAATTCTATGATTTATTgagcatttcaattgaaatatttagaaTGCAATGAATGACAGCAAAAGGGTTGAATGAGTTgataagtttgtttttttttttcgattgtAAATCAATTAGCAGTACAGCATGTTCAGGATACGAATGCAAACCATAAATGGATCACAAGACAGTCACATTATATGCTAATGAATTGCGAATAACAATAATGGCGTTAACCACAAcaattaagtaattattaaAACAGCCAACGCTGTCGCAGAGTGACGCAGCGTGGAAAGCGGCAACTTACCGGAACTGCAACTAAAAAGTGGGTTGGGTCTCTCTCAGTCTCATTCGGTCTGGGTCTAGATCGTTGCATTTGATCGATCGatcgactgactgactggctagGTATTGAGTGTGAATATGAGTTCACTTGTTGTTAGTACACTCATGCTGCCCACCtacagaaacagcagcagcatgtcATTATTTCTGTAATCACATGTATGCAAAAGATATATATCTAACAACATATTCACATCGTATGTATATagcaaatatgtacatacatatgtaattctGTGTGTGAACTCGAACTCTCACTTGGCGTATGAACTTTTGCTGACCATTGCCGCTGTGGTTATTGGCTCAGCTCTTGGCTTGATCGACTGGCTATAAAACTGGCGACAGAATCAACAAGAGATCAGTTCAGAACAAGAGTTCAACaagagcacacacaacaaaccaAAACCATCAACATGAAAGTAAGTCCCTAACAAGGATTTCAGCAAGGATTCCAAGCTCACTCTCCCTTTTTTCTCTGCAGTTCGCTATCGCAGTCATCTTCACTCTGGCCCTCGCCATGGGAGCTCAGTCCTCGGTGATTCCTCTGATCTCTCAGCTGGCTGGCCATGGTCTGTCCTACACCGCCGTCTCGGGTCCCGCTGTTGCCGCTCCCTGGGTGGCACCCGCTGCCCACTGGCCCGCTGCCGTCTCTGTTGGTGCCTGGCCTTCAGCAGTTGCTGCTCACgctcctgctgttgttgctgctcacggtgctgctgttgtggctgcccACGCTCCCGCTGTGGTTGCTGCCCATGCTGCtcccgctgttgttgttgctcccgTTGCCCATGAGGGTGTCTACACCGCCCAGACTCGTGGCGCTGTTCACACAGCTCCTCTGTCTGGCCACATCCAGTCGGTGGCTTCCATCAACGCTGCCCCCGCCCCCGGCACCATCTAAGAAGTTTCTACTCAGGACTCAGGATTTACGATATTGACCATGGAACTGCCAAAAGCTGatgccaaaggacatcacAACGATTTGATTACCATACTATGAATACGCATTGAAATGTTGTAAATACCCACATATctacatatgttatataaacAGGGCACTCGCACCAGCCATTCCTAAAAATTTCCTTTCGACTCGCACTCGCAACTCTgatatttattgcaaaaaaattaaaacattttcgtaacaaaattcccaaaactgtgtaaatgattttatttcttagaCAATAAATCAAcgtaaaaaagttaaaaacaaaagtttctcaattgaaaatactgaatatacaaaaaatgttgcaattatCTGCAATGTgcagttaaattaaaaatatttaaaatttttttttatttttaatggatgCACATCAACAATTGAAAGCCCAAACAATTGTGCAATATTCTTAGTTAACTGTAAATGTTATGCAAGTAAACTGCATTTAACGATTTGAGTACAATTTTCTGTAATTAAATGCAGTTGCAATTATCGACATTGTACTGTAGTATtctaatattttatattgccGAACTAGAGCAACCTTTGTGCTTTGTTCGTAGATTCGCGTGCATTTTATTGGATTGATTAGAGCTGTAAGTGCAGGAATTTGTATAGTCATTAAGTCTACTTAGACTGTCGGCTGCCTTGAAGGTCTTGACTTTAATTGCGTGTTTCTACGTTAAAAACATAATTACTAGAGCATTACGCTCAGAGCTAGTGAcagtttgcttttaaattaagCTATTATACGAGTATGCGGGGAATTATGAATGTGTAACAGATAACCTAGGTAGATCATTATTCGAGATTTTAAATACTGCTGATTGTTTCTCAAATTGAGCTTAGACTTTGACAATGAATTGATTCTATACGAAATTGGAATGTGTATAAGGTAAATTACCTATATTGAATACTctttacacatttttgtagtttattaCAGTACTACAAAAACTTCATCAATtcgttaattaaataattttgtactcTTTCATTTTAacagaatataaattttaagtttctttaattttacattctacaattaaatatttaactttacTCAACATTTTACtccatataatatattttgtctttttgttttgtttctacACCGTGTGGTATTACctgtcgtatacttaatattatgttttattCTTGAATATTGTATGTTTTTTGGTAAACCAATTTTCATTGACTTATTTAACCATATACTTCTAGTATCAttataaagcaaaaatatgatatatataaatctatattcatattttaccGTTGGGGTGTCTgattaaaattgattaaaaaccacaaaatgcaaaaataagtaacaaatattacaaaaataaactaaaatctttaaaattaaattttatatttgcagTTCACTAtgagtattatattatatgctATTAGAGATGGGCTACAGAGCATACTCCAGTTTTAACAGTTCGTGTATGTAAAACCcagtaattaaaattgaattagttATACTAGGTTATACTATGATTTATTTACTGTAGTACTATTTAACTCTCAGATCTCCTCATGTGTAAATTTCATAAGAAACGGTgtattaaaaattgcaattagaGCGAAGTCGAGTGCCAAGTTCATGCGCATGCGCATAGTTTTTGCAAAGGGGCGTTATGAGTACAACAACTATGTTACTATAGCCCGTCGTATAGCCGGAATACTACTACAACTCGGCACTCACCCCTCCTATATGAATATTTGATCTGTTTGCTGTGAAACACTCGACGCTTTTGCGACTGAGGCGTGATTTGTTTGCATGTGAATATTTCTTCGGTTGGTCGTATCGGGTCGTTTGGGGGCTATCGGTTACAACTGTACAAAGTTgcgggtttttttttttctattttgccGCATTTGGTGGTGTTGAATGATAAGCTGCAGCTCACTGTATCGAGTTGCGTGTGGAAAATGCGCCAACTGCTTTGATTTATGGCCCGCCTCTGGGGCCAAGAGTCAATCGGATTTAATTGCGGTTCgtcagcagctgcaacttaTGGCGTTGTCTATATTTTTCTCCCTCTCCATATTGGGAGCAGGTCCTAAAATGGACAGCTATCGCTTACAAAGTGAAAAGATTGCAGCTTCGATACAACGAACGAAAACTACACTTAACACAATAGTAGTAAAATTAAGTACTTTTTGTGAATggttaaagaaaataatagttaaatttACTGCTATTTGTGAGTAGTAGTAGATAGTTATAACTAATGTAAGTTATTTAATagtacttatttttattagtagtttattcattttattatgcactacattttttgttaatttgtgaCCATTTACATTTGAATACTCTTAAACTACGATTACTACAATTGCCTTTACTACAtactataacaacaactactaatGCAGCAACCTGGCTTTGCATTTCTTTCTCTTCATTTCTTCCTCTCACTGCAAATTCGcacagcgagagagcgagagcgacaGTGACAAAGAGATAATAGCACACTTGGCACGCGGGACTTGCTTGCGTTAttcggtttctttttttggatTCGGATTCGCTGTCTCTGTCGTTGGCGCTCGGAGTGTAACGGCGACTTGCTGGCTCTGACTGTGGCTGGTGGCTGTTGGCTCTGTCTCTGCTGTCGCTGGCAGCGGCAGTTAGTCGTCGGTAAAGACGCGCTGGCAGCGTGTCTTGTAAATTGAAACGCAATCGACAGTCGGCAAACGTACGCTCAATCGATTTGGGCAGATTCACGTCGGTTCGGCATGATTTGAGTGAGAAGAGGGCGGTGCAGTTTCGTGTTATTTGCAAATTGTCGCCGggtttgcaattgcaattacagtgtgtcgttgttgttattgtcattgctgctgctgattgttTGCTGTGGAAAGAGTGTGCAAATGAAAGTGTAAGATGCGATTAACGGCTTCCGATAGTGCTTTTCCCTTTCCATTGCAGCATTTGATTATGGAACGTGTTTagcaacgaaaaaaagaaaagaattggCAGACGTTAAACATTTTGGCAATAGCTAAATACTTCTTATATGCGCACATTCCTTGGCATTCTTTCTTCGTTCTTTGTTGGCTCGAGTATTTctgcaataaatttattgcgcACACTGCTCAATGTTTATAAACACAAACAGCGCAAAAAATGCCGATTGATTTTGCTTGATGGCAAATTGAACACGTTTTACcgcaaaatgtattttgtgcATTCATAATTTCCACTCGTGCCTTGCACTcactgaaaataaattgacGTCATCtcccacacacagacatacacacgcacacaaacgaACACACGCAGTCATGATTTGAGTGGAACTGAAGCGATTCAAATTACACAACGGTGTTCAAAACAAAGAACAGCTGATTGGCGCCGCTCCcatttacatacaaacatatgtacatacatgcatGCTCACGACTCGCGAGTATACAAAAGCAACCaccaaataaatcaaataacaaaaacaacattcaCACAGTTCTCCTGCTCTGCGCTTTGCGCTAATTTGTTGTTACATTTTAACTTGTTGAAAtgcctcgctctctctgtctttctgaTACTCTCTCACAGTGTGTTGTTTATTTCGCGTAGTGAATGTCAAGTGTATTTATGgctagagagtgagagagtaaGCGAGTGCGAGATAGTACGACTAGTGCATCAGCTGGCTGCCTGCCCGCTCTGTCGTCGCGTCGTCCATTGCCCTCGTCGCAATGCGTCGCGTCGTCCGTCCGCCATcatattattgaaattcacgcgggttttgctttgtttttaattttatatgcatttctgtttttattatttattttgtatttaaatagatTCTTTCTTTGTTGATacaacaatgaaaaatgaTTAAGACCACATTTGTATGGCTGTACTACTACATAGAACTCTACTCTATAACTTTTACTTATTTGCGCTAACTTAAATGCATTGTGttgtatttacaattatagtgaatagtgtgtgagtgaatgaATGTGGGGGGTATTCACTCAATAACTTTACTCACACATGCATAGGGAAAGCACATAAAAGCATTGAAGAAGAATCAACAACATAAGCTCTATTATCGCCACTGCACAGTGGTGTTGACTGTGCTTGTAATTAGCgaaattgattattttttttagaagcTCATTAAAGTGTaagaattgaatattttatatattattaaaaattatttctttttatttgcatcaAAAAACTAGACAAACcccaaatgcaaatttaagcGTCACTTAAACTTCAAGCTAaccattaattattattttcgtaaTGATATGTTGACAACATTCGTTCATTGTTTACCTATTAACTTGATGTCAATTACCTTTGCTTCAGTGTGCGTGCTTTATACCTACTACGTACTacgtatatttaattaaatccgtttttttttttcaaaatattttgcttagTGGCAAAAGTAGCGGCGACTGCGGCagcgacttcgactgcgactgcgaaaGCGGCAGAGGCGTAAGGCAGGAACAGCAATCAGAATCACAATCATCGCAAATCGCATCATTTGCTTTCGAGCATCGGAATCGTTTgggtgttgttgtgtttgctgtgtgtgttgtgcttgACCGTTAATCGTGAGTAGAGAATTTTCGACGTCATCCCCCCCGCTGCACCGCGCGTTCGTTAAAAAACTGCTGAAGTGCACAAAGAGAGGAGaacaattaaacaataataaactttgtattagcagcagcagtaactcCGTGCGTGATTCTTCGACTTTAACTTTATTGTCGACGACCCGGGCAATTTTATACTTACAAACATTCGCGGGATGACCCACAAAAAGATATAGCTGTTAACTGggtcagcagcagcgaaatTGAGTGCAATTTTGgtaaacgaaacgaaatgaactTGAAACAAATAGCAAAGCTTCCCTCAACAAACAAGTGCAATTGACGCGTGAGTTTTCTATTGGCCTCGTCAGCCATTCAAGAGGCCTTTTTTAGCCACTTCAAATCGCgagacaaacaacaataatattgtGCGTGTGCAACTTCAAATGACGAACTGACTTCCACTGATTAATTGAGTTGGtgatagtgtgtgtgtgtgtgtgtgtgacagcaTGAAAGGCATCTGTGGTGATGCCAAGCAGCAGCTAAACAATTGCATGCTGCTAGACGACACTGAAAATGCCCCAGTAAATGGATTAGTAAATGGAAATGGATGTGGAATTGCTGCGTCACCTGCGAATCGCGGCGGACGCAAGTTTCGATCGCGTCAAGTGCAGAGTTTGGCCATCCGGAATACGAGCTCATATGATACCATGGAGCGACCCTTTCGACCCGATAATCTACGCGGCCGCTGGTCGAAAACTGCCGATTTCTATTTTGCCACCTCGAGTTACGCCTTCAGTACAATGGCCTTCTCCGATGTGTCTGTCTGGGCACTAATGATGGGCGGTTGGAGTAAGTATTCCATAACTAATGTATGTTTATACCTCATAGACAGATCGACGACATTGTCGACGAATTGGTGTCAGTTTAGTgtcatatttatattgaaaatagtCGTCGCGCTTCATAGATTTCTTATCAAGGGAATTCAATTACGTTTAAATTCAATTGGGGTTATCACTTTAATGCtctgcaaaatatttcaaatccAAGCTAGTTCAttgttcaaattaaaattattgttattgtcgaCTTTAGTTCGCAAAAAACTCCAATATTACCTTCAATGAGATAAGATTAGTGCGTTTATTATttgaacttaatttaaaaattttcgtaattaaatattctcaagaaataatgaaataaggAATTCTgatgaatattaattaatggAAATTTATGTGAAAAcagaaatgtgaaatgtaaatCTTGACAAATTTCTATTACtagaataataatatcatttttaaataatactgaTTAAATATTGAcctatttatttcaaaatattgttcAAGTTATATGAAATTCCAAGAAAATCTTATTTAAATAACGAAACTGATTAATTTTAATCACATGGGGTATGAGTAACAAAGCTATAATTGATGTGAAACAAGCCTTGAATATTTACAAGTTTTATAGAAATAGCGATAGTAGTTGgtgtaattaaagaaaagtatttatttcCTTTGTTCGTACAAagtggcgtatgagtaattaATTAGCACAGATATCGAGTTGTCCTTTGCTCATGACTAACAACTTTTAAAACAGAAGTTTCTCTAGTGTCTCATATctagtttatttgtttttatagtatataatacTTACTATTTTCTTTAGAGTTCTATCTGACTACTTATGTGCTGGCTGTTTGCTTCTACTCGCTGCCCATTTTCCTGATACAAACATTTTTGGGCCAATTCTCCACATCGGGTGCGATATCAGCGTTTCGCGTATCGCCTATATTTAAAGGTCAGTTGGCACATATAATATAGCTACCCATATATATGAGTATTTTATCTTGGCGTAACTCGTTTGACAGGCATTGGATATTCGATATTGTTGCTCAACCTGGGCACACTCACCTACTACAGCGTTAATGCGGCAGTGCCGTTGATTTATGCCGTCAACACGTTGCACGATGTGTTGCCCTGGATGAGTTGCAACAACACATGGAATTCGCCCAACTGTTCCACACACAACAGTTACGATGTGGATGAAGTGAGTGCCcgcaaattaattaacacatccacactttatttaattctctttattatttcattttgtaggACGATCAAAAGCCGCACTCAACTGTCGAGTACTTTCAGTGAGTTTCTGTTCGACATTCattggaattttaattaaataaataatgttttattgtttcagCTCCATGATAGGCTCTATTAGGGATGGCTCCGGTGCATGGTCGTTGTCCTGGTCCATGGTGTTGGCAATTGTGGGCATTTGGGTTGTggttcttctgctgctgctcaaccGTGTTTCCATT
This DNA window, taken from Drosophila nasuta strain 15112-1781.00 chromosome 2L, ASM2355853v1, whole genome shotgun sequence, encodes the following:
- the LOC132793049 gene encoding adult cuticle protein 1-like, with translation MKFAIAVIFTLALAMGAQSSVIPLISQLAGHGLSYTAVSGPAVAAPWVAPAAHWPAAVSVGAWPSAVAAHAPAVVAAHGAAVVAAHAPAVVAAHAAPAVVVAPVAHEGVYTAQTRGAVHTAPLSGHIQSVASINAAPAPGTI